A window of the Arenibacter algicola genome harbors these coding sequences:
- a CDS encoding cysteine desulfurase family protein: MKKVYLDSAATTQVRPEVISKMQDALANCYGNPSSSHGFGRTAKTAIEKTRKTIAKYLNAHPAEIIFTSGGTEADNMILRCSVRDLGVKTLITSKIEHHAVLHTAEALAQEYGIELLFVDLDGSGNPDLAHLESLLKRDGSKKLVSLMHVNNEIGNIIDIEAVGKLCLENDALFHSDTVQSIGHFPWDVQKSKAHFLTAAAHKFHGPKGVGFAYIKRNVGLKPLIFGGSQERGFRAGTEPFHNIVGLEEAFKAAYDHLDEEMNYVMELKRYFIEKISKAIPDVAFNGLSGDMEGGTYTLVNVRLPFDSQKALMLLFHLDLKGIACSKGSACQSGSDIGSHVLEEILSPEDMEKPSLRFSFSKYNTKEELDYVVAVLQEFGSN; the protein is encoded by the coding sequence ATGAAAAAGGTTTATTTGGATAGTGCCGCAACCACGCAGGTTAGACCCGAAGTGATCTCAAAAATGCAAGATGCCCTGGCAAATTGCTATGGTAATCCATCTTCTTCCCATGGTTTTGGAAGGACAGCTAAAACGGCTATTGAAAAAACAAGAAAAACTATTGCCAAGTATTTAAACGCTCACCCAGCGGAGATAATCTTTACTTCGGGAGGTACCGAAGCGGACAATATGATTCTTAGATGCAGTGTAAGGGATCTTGGAGTTAAAACCTTGATTACTTCCAAAATAGAGCATCATGCCGTATTGCATACAGCGGAGGCCCTTGCCCAAGAATATGGTATTGAATTGTTGTTTGTGGATTTGGATGGTTCAGGAAATCCGGATCTTGCCCATTTGGAGTCGCTGTTGAAGAGGGATGGAAGTAAAAAATTAGTGAGCCTTATGCATGTGAACAATGAAATAGGAAATATTATAGATATAGAGGCGGTTGGCAAGCTATGCCTGGAAAATGACGCCTTATTTCATTCGGATACGGTACAGTCCATAGGACATTTCCCATGGGATGTGCAGAAATCCAAAGCCCATTTCCTGACTGCTGCGGCCCATAAATTTCATGGTCCCAAAGGAGTTGGGTTTGCTTATATTAAAAGAAACGTTGGTCTAAAGCCCTTGATTTTTGGAGGATCGCAGGAACGTGGTTTTAGGGCCGGAACTGAACCGTTTCACAATATTGTAGGTTTGGAGGAGGCTTTTAAAGCGGCTTATGATCACTTGGATGAGGAAATGAATTATGTGATGGAGCTAAAAAGATATTTTATAGAAAAAATATCCAAAGCAATTCCCGATGTCGCCTTTAATGGTCTTTCCGGAGACATGGAGGGCGGTACTTATACCCTTGTGAATGTGCGCCTTCCATTTGATTCCCAAAAAGCGCTGATGTTATTGTTTCATTTGGATCTAAAGGGCATTGCCTGTTCCAAAGGCAGTGCATGCCAGTCCGGTAGCGATATTGGTTCGCATGTTCTTGAGGAAATACTTTCGCCCGAAGACATGGAAAAGCCTTCTTTGCGCTTTTCGTTCTCAAAATATAATACCAAAGAGGAATTGGATTATGTTGTTGCGGTTTTACAGGAATTTGGTTCCAATTAG
- a CDS encoding Smr/MutS family protein — MDFKVGDQVEAIDDIVQGVVVKISGGQITVESKDGFLLKYTSDELLKVSGSNVIKVSNFEVAKIKAEKEVPKNRHSRKIRPKERYAPQMEVDLHIDKLTPSTKGMTNFEMLNLQLDTAKRQLDFAIRKKIQKVVFIHGVGEGILKEELHYLFKRYENAKYYDADYQKYGMGATEVYFFQNTP, encoded by the coding sequence ATGGATTTTAAGGTAGGAGATCAAGTTGAAGCCATTGATGATATTGTTCAGGGTGTTGTTGTAAAAATAAGTGGTGGGCAAATTACAGTTGAAAGCAAGGACGGGTTCTTATTGAAATATACATCAGATGAATTATTGAAGGTTTCCGGCTCCAATGTTATTAAAGTGTCCAATTTTGAGGTTGCCAAAATAAAGGCTGAGAAGGAAGTGCCAAAGAATAGGCACAGCAGGAAAATAAGGCCCAAGGAACGGTACGCCCCACAGATGGAAGTTGATCTGCATATAGATAAGTTAACACCCTCAACAAAGGGAATGACCAATTTTGAAATGTTGAACCTGCAACTTGATACGGCCAAACGTCAACTGGATTTCGCTATTCGTAAAAAGATACAAAAGGTTGTATTTATTCACGGAGTAGGGGAAGGAATTTTAAAAGAAGAACTACATTATCTCTTTAAGCGGTACGAAAACGCAAAGTATTATGACGCGGACTACCAAAAATACGGAATGGGGGCTACGGAAGTATATTTTTTTCAGAACACCCCATAA
- a CDS encoding DUF2752 domain-containing protein, with protein MNKQIFGIECPGCGIQRSISYLLDGNFIEALKIYPAIYTIIFLVGFIGASLIFNIRNSFKIKIYLLYLNAGIIIVSYIYKMVHLIH; from the coding sequence ATGAACAAGCAGATTTTCGGCATTGAGTGTCCAGGTTGCGGAATTCAACGGTCAATTTCTTATCTGTTGGATGGCAATTTTATAGAGGCCCTTAAGATATACCCGGCCATTTATACCATTATATTTCTAGTTGGTTTTATTGGCGCCTCACTAATATTCAATATTAGAAATTCCTTCAAGATCAAAATCTATCTTTTATACCTAAACGCGGGAATCATAATAGTAAGTTACATTTACAAAATGGTTCATCTAATACATTAA
- a CDS encoding CCC motif membrane protein translates to MEQQKLPNATLILVFGIISIVTCCCYGIIGLIFGIIGLILAKKATMLYAVNPSMYEGYNNVKLGKTLSIIGIVLNILVIFFFIWIISIIGWDALQNEELMRERMEDYFENLQ, encoded by the coding sequence ATGGAACAACAAAAATTACCCAACGCAACACTAATATTGGTTTTCGGAATTATTTCAATAGTTACCTGCTGCTGCTATGGAATTATTGGATTGATATTTGGGATAATAGGCCTTATTTTAGCAAAAAAAGCCACCATGCTCTACGCAGTAAATCCCAGTATGTATGAAGGGTACAACAATGTTAAATTAGGAAAAACCTTATCGATTATAGGTATTGTTTTGAATATTCTGGTAATCTTCTTCTTCATTTGGATCATCTCCATTATAGGTTGGGATGCATTACAGAACGAAGAACTTATGAGGGAGAGAATGGAAGATTATTTTGAAAACCTTCAATAG
- a CDS encoding CD225/dispanin family protein: protein MENNQTRTKPNNYLVLAIISTVFCCLIPGIVSIVNAAKVNEAYALGNYEQAERASKNAKTWAIVGIAIAGLFWLIYIAFFGLALFGGLMSGGDF from the coding sequence ATGGAAAATAACCAAACCCGTACCAAACCGAACAACTATTTGGTATTAGCTATTATAAGTACTGTATTCTGCTGCTTGATTCCCGGGATAGTGAGTATTGTGAATGCCGCTAAAGTAAATGAGGCCTATGCCCTTGGAAATTACGAACAGGCCGAAAGAGCCTCTAAAAATGCAAAAACATGGGCTATTGTTGGTATTGCCATAGCTGGCTTATTTTGGCTCATATATATCGCTTTTTTTGGCCTTGCCCTTTTTGGAGGATTAATGAGCGGAGGTGATTTCTAA
- a CDS encoding DUF2752 domain-containing protein, producing the protein MVFVGILLLYFFNNPSNSKYFPQCPFLTATGYYCTGCGSQRALHDLLHLDIIGVAKHNLLFFPAFLLIAYHWVRSCAPAKGKESLPDLIYHPKTPMVLFIIITLFTIFRNINLYPFTLLAPE; encoded by the coding sequence GTGGTATTCGTTGGAATACTGCTCCTTTATTTTTTCAACAACCCAAGTAATTCCAAGTACTTTCCCCAATGTCCATTTTTGACTGCCACCGGCTATTACTGTACGGGATGTGGAAGTCAGCGGGCACTGCACGATTTGCTCCACTTGGATATAATTGGCGTAGCCAAACACAACCTACTTTTTTTTCCTGCGTTTTTATTGATTGCCTACCATTGGGTTCGAAGTTGTGCACCAGCAAAAGGCAAAGAAAGCTTACCAGATTTAATATATCACCCCAAAACTCCCATGGTGTTATTTATAATAATTACCCTGTTCACTATTTTTAGGAATATAAACCTATATCCATTTACCCTTTTGGCTCCAGAATAA
- the rocD gene encoding ornithine--oxo-acid transaminase: MSVLEKLTSKDAIALEEKFGAHNYHPLPVVLSRGEGVFVWDVEGKRYYDFLSAYSAVNQGHCHPKIVGAMIQQAQTLTLTSRAFYNDMLGKFEKLAAQTFGYNKLLPMNTGAEAVETALKICRKWAYEKKGVPENQAQIVVCENNFHGRTTTIISFSNDPIARKNYGPYTEGFIKIEYDNLNALEEVLENDRNIAGFLVEPIQGEAGVYVPSDDYLVKARELCKKHNVLFIADEVQTGIARTGKLLATCGNCSCPDRHCSGTPEVKPDILILGKALSGGAYPISGVLANDEIMEVIKPGSHGSTFGGNPVAAAVGIAALEVVKEEGLAENAYQLGVLFREELNKFIPTCNIVNAVRGKGLLNAILINDTEDSSTAWDICLALRDNGLLAKPTHGNIIRFAPPLVMNKEQLLECVGIIVRTLKTFEK; the protein is encoded by the coding sequence ATGTCAGTTTTGGAAAAATTAACTTCTAAAGATGCAATTGCATTGGAGGAAAAATTCGGAGCGCACAACTATCATCCGCTACCTGTTGTTCTAAGTAGGGGGGAAGGAGTTTTTGTTTGGGATGTTGAAGGAAAAAGATATTATGACTTTTTGTCTGCCTATTCCGCAGTAAACCAAGGGCATTGTCACCCTAAAATTGTTGGAGCCATGATTCAACAAGCACAAACGTTGACTTTGACTTCTAGGGCGTTTTACAATGATATGCTTGGAAAATTTGAGAAGTTGGCTGCGCAAACATTTGGCTACAACAAATTATTGCCCATGAATACAGGGGCCGAAGCGGTGGAAACTGCTCTTAAAATATGTAGAAAATGGGCCTACGAGAAAAAAGGAGTTCCTGAAAACCAAGCGCAGATTGTTGTTTGTGAAAATAATTTTCACGGACGAACAACTACCATCATCTCATTTTCCAACGACCCAATTGCGCGTAAAAACTATGGCCCCTATACGGAAGGCTTTATTAAGATTGAGTACGATAATCTAAACGCTTTGGAAGAGGTTTTGGAGAACGATAGGAATATTGCTGGATTCCTGGTAGAACCCATACAAGGAGAGGCCGGAGTGTATGTGCCCTCTGATGACTATCTAGTCAAGGCACGAGAGCTGTGTAAAAAGCATAATGTACTTTTTATTGCAGATGAGGTACAGACCGGAATAGCCCGTACAGGTAAATTATTGGCTACCTGTGGCAATTGTAGCTGTCCTGACAGGCACTGCAGTGGGACTCCAGAGGTGAAACCGGACATACTAATTTTGGGAAAGGCACTTTCAGGAGGGGCTTATCCTATCTCCGGAGTTCTTGCCAATGACGAAATCATGGAGGTTATAAAACCTGGTAGTCATGGTAGTACTTTTGGTGGTAACCCCGTGGCAGCGGCGGTGGGCATAGCTGCCCTTGAGGTGGTCAAAGAAGAAGGACTTGCAGAAAATGCATATCAATTGGGAGTGCTATTTAGGGAAGAACTCAATAAGTTTATACCCACTTGTAATATTGTTAATGCAGTTAGGGGCAAGGGCTTGTTAAATGCCATCTTGATAAATGACACTGAAGATAGCTCAACCGCTTGGGATATTTGCTTGGCATTGCGGGATAATGGGCTTTTGGCAAAACCAACCCATGGAAATATTATCAGGTTCGCTCCACCTTTGGTGATGAATAAAGAACAACTTTTGGAATGTGTTGGGATTATAGTACGGACGCTAAAGACATTCGAAAAATAA
- a CDS encoding endonuclease/exonuclease/phosphatase family protein, with product MILRNILLTVVAILPFSLMSQSELGEFKIITYNIWNGYDWGKDQERRGKVQNWISSQAPDVVALQELCAYNPEKLQEDANAWGHGYSVLLKTTGYSVGFTSKYPIELKEKIVDGMHHGALHCKTNGIDFLVVHLHPGSIARRREEAGILSAKVDAITKSTSKYVVLGDFNAHSPFEADLYDPNGYLLTRLRESNLGKGLNGNLEDGDLDYAVMSKFLSLPLFDVVQKYTAGLAERGSFPGRVLGEVNQEATDQLLSRMERIDYIMVSPWLSEKCKDAQVHNGPENWFLSDHYPVSATFDLKD from the coding sequence ATGATTTTACGAAATATTTTATTAACCGTAGTTGCAATTCTCCCATTTTCACTTATGTCCCAAAGTGAGCTGGGCGAATTCAAAATTATTACCTACAACATTTGGAATGGATATGATTGGGGCAAGGATCAGGAAAGAAGGGGAAAAGTTCAAAATTGGATAAGCAGTCAGGCTCCAGATGTGGTGGCTCTTCAGGAATTGTGTGCCTATAACCCGGAAAAGTTGCAGGAAGATGCCAATGCTTGGGGCCATGGATATTCCGTCTTGTTGAAAACAACAGGTTATTCAGTTGGTTTTACCTCCAAGTATCCTATTGAACTCAAGGAGAAAATAGTAGATGGTATGCATCACGGGGCTTTGCACTGTAAAACTAACGGAATTGATTTTTTGGTAGTTCATCTCCACCCAGGAAGTATTGCAAGAAGACGGGAAGAGGCCGGTATACTATCTGCGAAAGTGGATGCCATCACCAAATCTACTTCTAAATACGTGGTATTGGGCGATTTTAATGCCCATTCGCCCTTTGAGGCTGATTTATATGATCCTAATGGTTATTTGTTAACAAGATTAAGGGAATCCAACTTGGGAAAGGGTTTAAACGGTAATCTAGAAGATGGCGATTTGGATTATGCCGTAATGTCCAAATTTCTTTCATTGCCTTTATTTGATGTAGTTCAAAAATATACTGCAGGATTAGCAGAAAGAGGTAGTTTTCCAGGGCGGGTATTGGGTGAGGTCAATCAAGAAGCCACCGATCAACTTCTCTCACGTATGGAACGCATAGATTATATTATGGTTTCACCTTGGCTTTCTGAAAAATGTAAGGATGCCCAAGTCCATAACGGACCAGAGAATTGGTTTTTGTCCGATCATTATCCTGTTAGTGCCACCTTTGATCTAAAAGATTGA
- a CDS encoding sulfatase: MFKMRKWLFCLFMLCFFIGQSQQGIPSKKNKNNKPNVLFIIADDLTATAVSSYENKMSHTPNIDNLAAEGTKYTRAYTQYPVCGPSRASLMFGYYPNATTTYGYVSGRENVGPSRKSLTQLFKDNGYYTARVSKIYHMGVPIDIETGSNGQDDEASWTERFNSQGPEWTAEGEAELVQNNPYGLKPRKGGNVMTIVKADGDDLAHSDGKTAEKAVELIKQHKNNPFFLAVGLVRPHVPFVAPSKYFEPYPHEQMVLPPKVENDWDDIPARGINYVTSVNGEMSEEQEKKAVAGYYASVAYMDAQVGKILKALEQEGLEDNTIVVFTSDHGFHLGEHRFWMKVSLHEESVRVPLIIKVPGKAPAVCNSFSELLDLYPTLADLAGIEASKGLQGKSLVKTLNNPQVEVRDFAFSVSQGGKSFLVRNHKWAYIQYDEDAGAGMELFDMEYDAKQYNNLAHNPAYDDVVQEMQLKLTEKLKSIRKNDLGIEYGMNN, from the coding sequence ATGTTTAAAATGAGAAAATGGCTTTTTTGTCTCTTTATGTTGTGTTTCTTTATAGGACAATCACAACAGGGCATACCTAGTAAAAAGAACAAGAACAATAAACCCAATGTACTGTTTATAATTGCGGACGATTTAACTGCTACTGCAGTCTCGTCCTATGAAAATAAGATGTCTCATACCCCGAATATTGATAATTTGGCAGCTGAGGGCACCAAATATACCAGAGCCTATACCCAATATCCCGTCTGTGGCCCTTCTAGAGCTTCTTTAATGTTTGGCTATTATCCCAACGCTACTACCACTTATGGCTATGTCAGTGGCAGGGAAAACGTGGGACCCTCACGAAAATCACTTACACAATTGTTCAAGGATAACGGATATTATACGGCAAGGGTAAGCAAGATATACCATATGGGAGTGCCTATAGATATTGAGACGGGTTCCAATGGGCAGGACGACGAGGCCTCATGGACCGAACGCTTTAATAGTCAAGGTCCAGAATGGACAGCGGAAGGGGAGGCCGAATTGGTGCAAAATAATCCATACGGACTTAAGCCAAGGAAAGGCGGAAATGTTATGACCATTGTAAAAGCGGATGGGGATGATTTGGCACATTCTGATGGGAAAACTGCTGAAAAAGCTGTTGAACTTATTAAACAGCACAAAAACAATCCTTTCTTTTTGGCGGTTGGGCTGGTAAGACCCCATGTGCCATTTGTGGCTCCAAGTAAGTATTTTGAACCTTATCCACATGAGCAAATGGTATTGCCGCCTAAAGTTGAAAATGATTGGGACGATATTCCTGCTCGTGGAATTAACTATGTAACCAGTGTAAATGGGGAAATGTCGGAGGAACAGGAAAAAAAGGCAGTAGCTGGGTATTATGCATCTGTAGCCTATATGGATGCACAGGTGGGAAAAATATTAAAGGCTTTAGAGCAAGAAGGCTTGGAGGACAATACCATTGTTGTTTTTACTTCGGACCACGGCTTTCATTTGGGGGAACACCGTTTTTGGATGAAGGTAAGCCTGCATGAGGAATCGGTTAGGGTTCCTTTGATTATCAAGGTGCCTGGAAAAGCACCGGCGGTCTGTAATTCCTTTTCAGAACTTTTGGACCTGTATCCCACCTTGGCCGATTTGGCGGGGATTGAGGCTTCCAAGGGATTACAGGGGAAAAGTCTTGTAAAAACTTTGAACAACCCCCAGGTGGAAGTAAGGGATTTTGCTTTTTCTGTGAGCCAGGGAGGTAAGTCGTTTTTAGTACGGAACCACAAATGGGCCTATATACAGTATGATGAAGATGCCGGAGCAGGAATGGAACTTTTTGACATGGAGTACGATGCCAAACAATATAATAATTTGGCGCATAATCCAGCTTATGATGATGTGGTTCAGGAAATGCAGCTGAAGTTAACAGAAAAACTGAAATCCATAAGGAAAAATGATTTAGGAATTGAATACGGGATGAATAATTAG
- the rlmD gene encoding 23S rRNA (uracil(1939)-C(5))-methyltransferase RlmD gives MGRKNTRQVFENVEVVDAGAKGKTIGKAPDGRVIFLTNTVPGDVVDVMTTKKRKAYFEGVATKFHTLSNKRTTPVCEHFGVCGGCKWQDMGYEHQLFYKQKEVENNLRRIGHLELPKTSTILGSKNQYFYRNKMEFSFSDSRWLTLEEINSGKEIDDKNALGFHIPGMWDKILDIKKCHLQEDPSNAIRLEIKDFAIKNNLSFFNPRNQWGMLRTVMIRTSSTGEIMVMVQFYEDDLKKRELLMNHLAASFPEITALLYVINQKQNDTIYDQEIICYSGRDHIFEEMEGLQFKINAKSFYQTNSDQAYELYKVTRDFAGLTGNELVYDLYTGTGTIAQFVAKKAKKVIGIEAVPEAIADAKANAKRNKIDNVDFFVGDMKNVFNPAFIKEHGRPDLIITDPPRDGMHAAVVQQILSIAPEKVVYVSCNSATQARDLEMMKEDYEILKVQPVDMFPQTHHVENVVLLKKRTK, from the coding sequence ATGGGCAGAAAGAATACAAGACAAGTTTTTGAAAACGTAGAAGTAGTAGATGCAGGAGCCAAAGGCAAAACAATAGGAAAAGCTCCCGACGGACGGGTGATTTTCCTGACCAACACTGTCCCAGGGGATGTGGTGGACGTTATGACCACCAAAAAAAGAAAGGCCTATTTCGAAGGGGTTGCTACCAAATTCCATACTTTATCCAACAAAAGAACCACTCCAGTTTGTGAACATTTTGGGGTATGCGGCGGATGTAAATGGCAAGATATGGGCTATGAGCACCAGCTGTTTTATAAGCAAAAGGAGGTAGAGAACAACCTACGTAGAATTGGCCATTTGGAATTGCCAAAAACCAGTACCATCCTAGGCTCTAAAAATCAGTATTTCTATAGGAACAAAATGGAATTTTCTTTTTCGGATAGCCGATGGTTAACCTTGGAGGAAATAAACTCCGGTAAGGAAATAGACGATAAAAATGCCCTAGGATTTCACATCCCAGGTATGTGGGACAAAATATTGGATATTAAAAAATGTCATTTGCAGGAAGATCCTTCCAATGCGATCAGGTTGGAAATAAAGGATTTTGCCATTAAAAACAATCTATCTTTTTTCAACCCCAGGAATCAATGGGGTATGCTGCGCACGGTTATGATACGTACCTCCTCTACTGGTGAAATCATGGTCATGGTCCAGTTCTATGAGGACGATTTGAAAAAAAGGGAATTATTGATGAACCATTTGGCGGCAAGCTTTCCAGAAATAACTGCTTTGTTATATGTCATCAATCAAAAACAAAATGACACTATATATGACCAAGAAATAATATGTTATTCCGGACGGGATCATATTTTTGAAGAAATGGAGGGGCTACAGTTTAAAATAAATGCCAAATCCTTTTATCAAACAAACTCGGACCAAGCATATGAACTATATAAAGTAACCCGGGATTTCGCCGGACTTACCGGAAATGAATTGGTTTATGACCTTTACACCGGTACGGGGACCATTGCCCAATTCGTAGCCAAAAAAGCTAAAAAGGTAATAGGCATAGAAGCTGTTCCCGAGGCTATTGCCGATGCCAAGGCCAATGCAAAAAGAAACAAAATAGACAATGTAGATTTCTTTGTAGGGGATATGAAGAATGTCTTTAATCCAGCTTTCATTAAGGAACACGGAAGGCCAGATCTAATTATTACCGATCCTCCCAGAGATGGTATGCATGCGGCTGTTGTACAGCAAATTCTATCCATTGCTCCAGAAAAGGTCGTATATGTAAGCTGTAACAGCGCTACACAAGCCAGAGATTTGGAAATGATGAAGGAGGATTATGAAATATTGAAAGTGCAGCCCGTAGATATGTTTCCGCAAACCCATCATGTTGAAAATGTTGTACTTTTGAAAAAACGGACCAAATAG
- a CDS encoding DUF6452 family protein: MKKFYIPILVLITFISFGACEKDDICIDGDTPLLVIRFYDVDDPTELKKVTKFRIVGVGQNTTVTTVSDRTDSDSIAIPLKVTENTTGFYFISNSSDVETTDSGGETVTVEGGDLDTLYLNYNRIDKFISRACGYIANYEDLSGDLKTETDNWIKDIEIVTPLVENSTAAHVKIYH, encoded by the coding sequence ATGAAGAAATTCTATATTCCAATACTAGTTTTAATTACATTCATCAGCTTTGGAGCCTGCGAAAAAGATGATATCTGTATAGACGGGGACACCCCACTACTAGTGATAAGATTTTATGATGTGGACGATCCCACCGAATTAAAAAAGGTAACCAAATTTAGAATTGTGGGAGTCGGTCAGAATACTACAGTTACAACCGTATCCGACAGAACCGATTCTGATTCCATTGCCATTCCCTTAAAGGTTACAGAAAACACCACAGGTTTTTATTTTATTAGCAACTCTTCAGATGTTGAAACTACAGATTCTGGCGGCGAAACAGTTACCGTTGAAGGGGGGGATTTAGATACCTTGTACTTAAATTACAATAGAATAGATAAGTTTATTTCCAGGGCGTGTGGATATATTGCCAATTATGAAGATTTGAGCGGCGATCTAAAAACGGAAACCGATAACTGGATAAAGGATATAGAAATTGTAACCCCATTGGTAGAAAATTCAACAGCGGCCCATGTTAAGATATATCATTAG
- a CDS encoding DUF6048 family protein, producing MLRYIISSFLFLTFLLGYSQSKPIDLQPKDTVAHTDPYGIRVGIDLSRLLISFLNDDYQGLELVGDYRITNKLYVAAELGNEKNTKQEDLYNFTTSGSYIKLGVDYNTYGNWYGMNNSIHVGGRYAYSTFSQALNNYQIFDTNRYWNDPDYQINPDPDAVNDFPWGSDVAQEFSGLNASWLEAVLGIKAELFANIYLGASVRIGFLVSNKEPDSFSNLWIPGFNKVTDGSKFGVGYNYSITYFLPLYKKAKKIKEKEEKQPPIPEKPRAPENP from the coding sequence ATGTTAAGATATATCATTAGTAGTTTTTTATTTCTCACCTTTCTTTTGGGATATTCCCAAAGCAAGCCTATCGACTTGCAGCCAAAAGATACTGTGGCCCACACTGACCCCTATGGCATTAGGGTAGGAATAGATCTTAGCCGCCTATTGATTTCATTTTTAAATGATGACTACCAAGGACTTGAATTGGTTGGGGATTATAGGATAACGAACAAACTGTATGTGGCCGCAGAACTGGGTAATGAAAAAAATACCAAGCAAGAGGACCTATACAATTTTACCACTTCCGGAAGCTATATAAAACTTGGGGTGGATTATAATACCTATGGGAATTGGTATGGTATGAACAACTCAATACATGTAGGTGGGCGGTATGCCTATAGTACCTTTAGCCAAGCTTTGAATAATTATCAGATTTTTGACACCAACCGGTATTGGAACGATCCTGATTATCAAATTAATCCTGACCCGGACGCAGTTAATGATTTTCCGTGGGGATCAGATGTCGCCCAAGAATTTAGCGGATTAAATGCCAGTTGGCTGGAGGCCGTGTTAGGTATAAAAGCCGAACTCTTCGCCAACATTTATTTGGGAGCAAGTGTTCGTATTGGATTTTTGGTCAGCAACAAGGAACCGGATAGTTTTAGCAACCTATGGATACCTGGATTCAATAAAGTTACCGACGGGAGCAAATTTGGCGTTGGCTACAATTATTCCATCACCTATTTTTTACCGCTCTACAAAAAAGCTAAAAAAATTAAGGAAAAGGAAGAAAAGCAACCACCAATCCCAGAAAAACCTAGAGCTCCCGAAAACCCTTAA
- a CDS encoding THUMP domain-containing class I SAM-dependent RNA methyltransferase: MNNNFKMVAKTMFGFEEILAKELRNLGAGNVEEGVRSVFFEGDTGFMYKANLCLRTAIKIVKPIHSFRVRDENDLYKKIYAMDWFDYLSTSTTFAIDATVNSENFTHSLYVSQKTKDAIVDKFRDTDGSRPDVDIKFPDVRINIHIQNDQCNVALDSSGRSLHQRGYRTATNIAPINEVLAAGLLLLSGWDGQCDFLDPMCGSGTLLTEAAMIACNIPANINRKEFAFEKWHDFDAELFEKIVDSSLKRTREFNHKIIGYDKAPSAVRKAQDNIFNANLSDYITVERKNFFDSEKFTDKHLHMVFNPPYGERLDIEMEDFYTDIGNTLKRNYPGTDAWFITSNLEALKFVGLRPSRKIKVFNSHLESRLVKYVMYEGSKKAKFNKAE, from the coding sequence ATGAACAATAATTTTAAAATGGTGGCCAAGACCATGTTTGGTTTTGAAGAAATTTTGGCAAAGGAACTGCGCAACCTTGGTGCAGGAAATGTGGAAGAAGGGGTCAGGAGCGTTTTTTTTGAAGGCGATACGGGTTTTATGTACAAGGCAAACCTTTGTTTGCGGACTGCAATTAAAATCGTGAAACCCATCCATTCATTTCGCGTTAGGGATGAGAACGATCTTTATAAAAAAATCTATGCCATGGATTGGTTCGATTATTTGTCGACCTCCACAACTTTTGCCATAGACGCCACAGTAAATAGTGAAAACTTCACCCACTCCTTATATGTATCCCAAAAAACTAAAGATGCCATAGTGGATAAGTTTAGGGATACTGATGGCAGTAGGCCGGATGTTGATATAAAATTCCCGGATGTTAGGATCAATATCCATATTCAAAATGATCAGTGCAATGTGGCCCTGGACTCATCAGGGAGGTCGTTACATCAACGTGGGTACAGGACAGCAACGAATATTGCTCCGATAAATGAGGTTTTGGCTGCGGGGCTATTGTTGTTAAGTGGATGGGATGGCCAATGCGACTTTTTGGATCCCATGTGTGGTAGTGGCACTTTATTGACAGAAGCAGCCATGATTGCCTGTAATATTCCGGCCAATATTAATAGGAAGGAATTTGCCTTTGAGAAATGGCACGATTTTGATGCCGAACTTTTTGAAAAAATCGTGGATAGTAGTCTAAAAAGGACAAGAGAGTTTAATCATAAGATTATTGGCTATGACAAGGCGCCATCTGCGGTGCGAAAGGCTCAGGATAACATATTCAATGCTAATTTATCCGATTATATAACCGTGGAAAGGAAAAACTTTTTTGATTCGGAAAAATTTACGGATAAACATTTGCATATGGTGTTCAATCCACCTTATGGCGAGCGATTGGATATAGAAATGGAGGATTTTTATACCGATATAGGAAACACTTTAAAACGTAATTATCCGGGTACCGATGCCTGGTTCATTACATCCAACTTGGAGGCCTTAAAATTTGTAGGGCTTCGTCCTTCCAGGAAGATCAAGGTCTTTAATAGTCATTTGGAGTCACGCCTGGTAAAATACGTAATGTACGAGGGGAGCAAGAAGGCCAAATTTAATAAAGCGGAATAG